Proteins encoded within one genomic window of Lactococcus garvieae:
- the dltB gene encoding D-alanyl-lipoteichoic acid biosynthesis protein DltB — MEPYGTPFYFVILGLALIPLVIAHSYGKKWMGYQVFLTVAFLWLTFGGKLSLWTLLGFGIFETVLIKLYESYRRNSNQTWVFVLAVLASLFPLIIVKITSLLDPLHPQSVLGFLGISYVTFKTVSLILELRDGLIKKVPLKDYFYFLYFFPTISSGPIDRFRRFQKELSAPLTDQYSEYLGKGIFYIFQGFLYNFIISYLISHYLLHGLAIKATVHPNFWNMMGSMYAYGFYLFFNFAGYSLFAMGVSLIMGYKIPINFNKPFLARNINDFWQRWHISLSFWFRDFVFMRLVKWIMVKKWSKNMVSISNVGYLVNMFIMGCWHGLTWYYILYGIYHACLMIIYDAWNRAKKKHKWNIPDNNGTRALAVFITFNAVMFSFLIFSGIPNYAIMYGLEGPGTPLPNF; from the coding sequence GTGGAACCTTATGGCACGCCTTTTTACTTCGTCATCTTAGGTTTAGCACTCATCCCACTCGTTATAGCGCATTCCTATGGAAAAAAATGGATGGGCTACCAAGTTTTTTTGACGGTTGCGTTTCTTTGGCTAACTTTTGGAGGTAAGCTTAGTCTTTGGACCCTCCTTGGATTTGGGATATTTGAAACAGTTTTAATTAAGCTCTATGAGAGTTATCGACGAAATTCTAATCAGACTTGGGTATTTGTTCTTGCCGTTTTGGCATCACTTTTCCCTTTGATTATTGTTAAAATAACCTCCCTTTTAGACCCGTTGCACCCTCAATCTGTATTAGGATTCTTAGGCATATCCTATGTGACTTTTAAAACTGTAAGTCTGATATTGGAGTTGCGAGATGGTTTGATTAAAAAAGTTCCTCTAAAAGACTATTTTTACTTTTTATATTTTTTCCCAACAATATCTTCTGGACCCATTGATCGCTTCAGACGTTTTCAAAAAGAATTGAGCGCACCTTTAACTGATCAGTATTCGGAGTATTTAGGAAAAGGAATTTTCTATATTTTCCAAGGCTTTCTCTATAATTTCATCATCTCTTATTTAATTTCTCACTATTTACTGCATGGTCTTGCTATTAAAGCGACTGTACATCCCAATTTTTGGAATATGATGGGGAGTATGTATGCTTATGGATTTTATCTCTTTTTCAACTTTGCAGGTTACTCTCTCTTTGCTATGGGAGTTTCACTTATCATGGGTTATAAAATCCCCATCAACTTTAATAAACCCTTTCTTGCTAGAAATATCAATGATTTCTGGCAACGCTGGCACATTTCTCTGTCCTTTTGGTTTCGTGACTTTGTGTTTATGCGCTTGGTGAAATGGATTATGGTAAAGAAATGGTCAAAAAATATGGTGAGCATATCGAATGTCGGCTATCTTGTAAATATGTTTATTATGGGTTGCTGGCATGGTTTAACCTGGTATTATATTCTCTATGGAATTTACCATGCCTGCCTGATGATTATTTATGATGCTTGGAATAGAGCGAAAAAGAAACACAAATGGAACATTCCTGATAATAACGGGACACGAGCTTTAGCAGTATTCATAACCTTTAATGCTGTAATGTTTAGCTTTCTTATTTTTTCAGGAATACCAAACTATGCTATTATGTACGGACTAGAGGGTCCAGGAACCCCTTTACCTAACTTTTAA
- a CDS encoding Asp23/Gls24 family envelope stress response protein — MVQENMKSFGTMAENDKVDTQTHEHDIKGELTYEDKVVQKIVGLALETVDGLLSIEGGFFSNLTGKLVNTDNVTSGVDVEVGKTQVAVDLKVITEYRKNVPEIYDQIKDVIRKEVANMTDLDVVEVNVTVTDIKTKEQQREDEVTVQDRVVDAAQSTGKFTSKQVDKVKDKVDEGTSENSRVD; from the coding sequence ATGGTACAAGAAAACATGAAATCGTTTGGAACAATGGCCGAAAATGATAAAGTGGATACTCAAACTCATGAGCATGACATCAAAGGTGAATTGACTTATGAAGATAAAGTCGTTCAAAAAATTGTAGGCTTGGCCCTAGAAACCGTGGATGGTCTTCTCTCTATCGAAGGTGGCTTCTTCTCTAACTTAACAGGCAAACTTGTGAACACTGATAATGTGACTTCAGGAGTGGATGTAGAAGTTGGAAAAACTCAAGTTGCGGTAGATTTGAAAGTCATTACAGAATACCGTAAAAATGTTCCTGAGATTTATGATCAAATCAAAGATGTTATCCGTAAAGAAGTCGCAAATATGACCGACTTAGATGTCGTTGAAGTGAATGTTACAGTTACAGATATCAAGACCAAAGAGCAACAAAGAGAGGACGAAGTTACCGTTCAAGATCGCGTTGTGGATGCGGCTCAAAGTACAGGTAAATTCACTTCGAAACAAGTGGATAAAGTAAAAGATAAAGTGGATGAGGGTACTTCAGAAAATAGTCGAGTAGATTAA
- the dltD gene encoding D-alanyl-lipoteichoic acid biosynthesis protein DltD → MKKDKVLRELGPLITALILLAILFFSPISVFTKFKKQDLRELAVNPKNRTTFVSEAIKSQAFSDTSYLPILGSSELEHIDPFHPSSFFMKNYKGFTPFLAGQPGTQSLTHFFYMNSVEKQLHGRKIIFIISPQWFTPKGIGSSEFSQFVTKGEIYAWLKSAKPSDKATQKLAQRLLKFENFPEDILISNALTSLAKGQRLDAITLTAIKIANQFWTKQDAIFTSLSKFEGQQKEAFKKVKYVSEQLPKTQDFNQLDQAAYRRGKENSSTNQFQIADQVWTKNLSKVFEERKEVMKDVSYLQSPEFLDFQQLLNQFAQNSNDVQFIIPPVNGAWYKYSGLSYEMLQQFSKKIKYQLNAQGFHNIYDMTDKFSDKYYIGDTIHLNDRGWVAVNHKIEEFMKQAPVRNYKIDNTKFLSKNWQINS, encoded by the coding sequence ATGAAGAAGGATAAAGTACTTCGCGAATTAGGACCGCTAATCACAGCACTGATTTTACTTGCTATACTCTTTTTTTCGCCCATATCTGTTTTTACAAAATTTAAAAAACAAGATCTCAGAGAATTGGCCGTAAATCCGAAAAATAGAACAACATTTGTAAGCGAGGCTATAAAATCACAGGCTTTTTCTGATACAAGTTATCTGCCCATTTTAGGCTCATCAGAACTGGAACACATTGATCCTTTTCATCCAAGTAGTTTTTTCATGAAAAATTACAAAGGATTCACACCCTTTCTAGCTGGACAGCCAGGCACACAATCCTTGACACATTTTTTCTATATGAATTCAGTTGAAAAGCAGTTACATGGCCGTAAAATTATTTTTATCATTAGTCCTCAGTGGTTTACACCAAAAGGAATCGGAAGTTCCGAGTTTAGTCAATTTGTTACTAAAGGCGAAATATACGCTTGGCTAAAGTCGGCAAAACCATCAGATAAAGCAACGCAAAAATTGGCACAACGCTTACTAAAATTTGAAAACTTCCCGGAAGATATTCTTATTTCTAATGCTTTGACATCTTTAGCAAAAGGGCAAAGACTCGATGCAATAACCTTAACAGCTATTAAAATTGCTAACCAGTTTTGGACGAAGCAAGATGCGATTTTTACAAGCTTATCTAAATTTGAAGGACAGCAAAAAGAGGCTTTTAAAAAAGTTAAATATGTAAGTGAGCAACTTCCGAAAACACAGGACTTCAATCAATTAGACCAAGCCGCGTATAGAAGAGGCAAGGAAAATTCATCAACTAATCAATTTCAAATTGCCGATCAGGTTTGGACGAAGAACTTATCCAAAGTTTTTGAAGAACGTAAAGAAGTTATGAAGGATGTAAGTTATCTTCAAAGCCCAGAATTCCTAGATTTTCAACAGCTTTTAAATCAATTTGCTCAAAACAGTAATGATGTACAATTTATTATTCCTCCTGTTAATGGAGCATGGTATAAGTACTCAGGCCTATCCTATGAAATGCTACAGCAATTTAGTAAGAAGATAAAATATCAATTAAACGCCCAAGGCTTTCATAATATATACGATATGACGGATAAATTCAGTGATAAATATTATATTGGAGATACCATTCATTTAAATGATCGGGGATGGGTAGCAGTGAACCATAAAATCGAAGAATTTATGAAACAAGCACCTGTAAGGAACTATAAAATAGATAATACTAAATTTCTGTCGAAAAATTGGCAGATAAACTCCTAA
- the amaP gene encoding alkaline shock response membrane anchor protein AmaP, with translation MSSGKKFILIVFDILLLSIVVPVAWDYYNVVEYNDMMSTSSQLLYVGEYMPMYLFWGNAILAGILILALIIIAFYPRTYIDITLSNRGGKLTLKRSAIEGLVREKVIENDYLKSPNIDVILHRNKIDIDVKGEIIPRVDIAEKAQLLEQEIVDSLKLFFGVDQPVKIKVEVNAINKEASSNRSRVI, from the coding sequence GTGTCATCTGGAAAGAAATTTATACTTATAGTGTTTGACATCCTTTTACTTTCCATTGTGGTGCCTGTTGCTTGGGATTACTACAATGTCGTGGAGTATAATGACATGATGAGCACTTCAAGCCAACTTCTCTATGTTGGGGAATACATGCCTATGTACTTATTCTGGGGAAATGCTATCTTAGCGGGTATCTTAATTTTAGCTTTGATCATCATTGCATTCTATCCTCGCACCTATATAGACATTACACTCTCCAACCGGGGAGGAAAGCTTACTTTAAAACGTTCTGCTATTGAGGGACTTGTTCGTGAAAAAGTTATTGAGAACGACTACCTCAAATCGCCAAACATTGATGTTATTTTACATCGAAATAAAATAGATATTGATGTGAAAGGGGAGATCATCCCTCGGGTAGATATCGCAGAGAAGGCTCAATTATTGGAACAGGAAATAGTTGATAGCTTAAAACTTTTCTTTGGGGTAGATCAACCCGTAAAAATAAAAGTTGAAGTGAATGCTATAAATAAAGAAGCGAGTTCAAACCGCTCTCGTGTAATATAG
- the dltC gene encoding D-alanine--poly(phosphoribitol) ligase subunit DltC — MKNEVLNIIEEVTGTDEFHENLDMDLFEEGILDSMKAIMLIVELENAFSLSLPPSEMDRELWNTANKIAERIKEKMDEEG, encoded by the coding sequence ATGAAAAATGAAGTTTTAAATATAATAGAAGAAGTAACTGGAACAGACGAATTTCATGAAAATTTGGATATGGATCTATTTGAAGAGGGTATCTTAGATTCAATGAAGGCAATCATGCTTATTGTTGAGTTGGAAAATGCGTTCAGTTTAAGTCTGCCACCATCAGAAATGGATCGTGAATTATGGAATACAGCAAATAAAATTGCAGAGCGTATCAAGGAAAAAATGGATGAAGAAGGATAA
- a CDS encoding DUF2273 domain-containing protein: MDYLERYRYPIIGGIIGGIAAIAIFTIGFWKMILLLILISLGIMAGLFLQKTGIIEQLKNRK; the protein is encoded by the coding sequence ATGGATTATCTAGAAAGATATCGATATCCAATTATTGGAGGCATTATCGGCGGTATAGCAGCCATTGCCATCTTCACAATTGGATTCTGGAAAATGATTCTTCTCTTGATTTTAATAAGCTTAGGCATAATGGCGGGTTTATTTTTACAAAAGACAGGCATCATTGAACAACTTAAAAATCGTAAATAA